Proteins encoded within one genomic window of Mesobacillus subterraneus:
- a CDS encoding Panacea domain-containing protein, whose protein sequence is MPKVEHVASYLLSVSNPGTEWSITPLKLQKLLYYCQGWHMAFNKGEPLFTENLEAWEHGPVNPDIYFKYKHHRYLTIPKEHFENKNSKGKPIIKQRQLDIINTVWDTYGQFDGKYLEELTHQEEPWIVTPKNAVIDKRKLLQFFSQLAQKA, encoded by the coding sequence ATGCCAAAAGTCGAGCATGTTGCTTCATATTTATTAAGCGTTAGCAACCCAGGAACCGAATGGTCAATTACTCCGCTGAAACTCCAAAAATTATTATATTATTGCCAAGGTTGGCACATGGCTTTTAATAAGGGTGAACCCTTATTCACTGAAAACCTAGAGGCTTGGGAACATGGACCAGTGAATCCGGATATTTACTTTAAATATAAACATCATAGGTATTTAACAATACCGAAAGAACACTTTGAAAATAAAAACAGTAAGGGAAAGCCTATTATCAAACAAAGACAACTTGACATAATTAATACGGTTTGGGACACCTACGGGCAATTTGATGGTAAGTATCTAGAAGAACTTACTCATCAAGAAGAACCTTGGATAGTGACACCCAAAAATGCCGTCATTGATAAAAGAAAATTACTACAATTTTTCTCGCAATTGGCACAGAAGGCATAG
- a CDS encoding HaeIII family restriction endonuclease — MTTQTRNGKALEYAFLKSLESKLNAENEILIVESNPLATARTAYLSFEEASREQMDLAADAGIDILLRLEPRLHLGANPLQLTLQQDAAGQAGDVRDVLAIRSADDWEIGISCKNNHTALKHSRLSPTIDIGRSWFGYQSTDSYFNEIRPIFEELQLLRAEGVKWRDLTDKAERYYIPILEALISELRRLDTMYPGEIPRRLLSYLLGRNDFYKAIVNTRSRTTELQGFNLYGTLNMRAIGRNPQLRMPLLRLPSRIYEIHFKENSDNTIIIVCDEGWTISARIHSASTTVESSLKLDVKLIGLPPTLYRHVEPWNI, encoded by the coding sequence ATGACGACCCAAACAAGAAACGGAAAAGCGTTAGAATACGCATTTCTTAAATCTCTTGAGAGTAAATTGAATGCTGAAAATGAAATTTTAATTGTCGAATCTAACCCATTGGCTACTGCTAGAACAGCATACCTCTCATTTGAAGAAGCGAGTAGAGAACAAATGGATTTAGCAGCAGATGCGGGTATTGACATACTTCTGCGATTAGAACCCCGTCTACACTTAGGAGCTAATCCTTTACAACTCACATTGCAACAAGATGCTGCCGGACAAGCTGGTGATGTTCGCGATGTTTTGGCAATTAGAAGTGCAGATGACTGGGAGATAGGTATTTCATGCAAAAATAACCACACTGCGTTAAAACATTCTAGATTGTCTCCTACAATTGATATCGGACGTTCGTGGTTTGGTTATCAATCAACTGACTCATATTTCAATGAAATAAGACCAATTTTTGAAGAACTTCAGTTACTAAGAGCAGAGGGAGTTAAGTGGAGAGATTTAACTGACAAAGCTGAGAGATATTACATTCCAATCTTAGAAGCGTTAATTAGTGAATTAAGACGCTTAGACACTATGTATCCAGGAGAAATTCCTAGAAGGTTATTAAGTTATCTTTTAGGGAGAAATGATTTTTATAAAGCAATTGTAAACACAAGAAGTAGAACCACAGAACTTCAAGGTTTTAATTTATATGGTACTTTAAATATGAGAGCAATTGGTAGAAACCCACAACTTAGAATGCCATTATTAAGATTACCTAGTCGAATTTATGAAATTCACTTTAAAGAAAACTCGGATAATACTATTATTATAGTTTGTGACGAGGGTTGGACAATCTCTGCAAGGATTCACAGTGCGAGCACCACAGTGGAGAGTTCACTAAAATTAGATGTAAAATTGATTGGATTGCCGCCAACTCTATACCGGCATGTTGAGCCTTGGAATATATAA
- a CDS encoding helix-turn-helix domain-containing protein, with protein MSYPGIFSKDFFMVYKGMFQINSLKKTDKMAYIYLSSICINGLNHSYANLKELSQLFGISRPTFKVVVNRLEEAELVEKIGQGNKFYIINNEDLNLRGNFFFMHYAVLRTDKITPRQKLIYAYLLSRSDRESMIAEVSIKSIAKNCAIRDDINIREDINQLVLKGLITKKLLNKKYKGRLQYGKYQYKCLQLPSAILEEQNNNSSGSIQSGAIFDSIDDFFKSF; from the coding sequence ATGAGTTATCCAGGTATTTTTAGCAAAGACTTCTTCATGGTTTACAAAGGGATGTTCCAAATCAACAGTTTAAAAAAGACAGATAAAATGGCGTACATTTATCTTAGTTCTATCTGTATTAATGGTTTGAACCATTCATATGCAAATTTAAAGGAATTAAGCCAGCTTTTCGGCATATCACGCCCAACCTTTAAGGTAGTTGTAAATCGGTTGGAAGAAGCCGAACTGGTAGAAAAAATAGGTCAAGGAAATAAGTTCTATATCATTAATAATGAAGACCTTAATTTGCGAGGTAACTTCTTTTTTATGCACTATGCTGTTTTACGCACAGATAAAATTACACCGCGGCAGAAACTAATATATGCATATTTGTTAAGTAGGTCTGATAGAGAAAGTATGATTGCCGAGGTATCAATTAAGTCTATTGCCAAGAACTGTGCAATAAGAGATGACATCAACATAAGAGAAGATATCAACCAGTTAGTTTTAAAAGGATTAATTACAAAGAAATTGTTAAACAAAAAATATAAGGGCAGACTTCAATATGGAAAATACCAATATAAATGCTTACAATTGCCAAGCGCTATATTAGAAGAACAGAATAATAATTCATCAGGAAGTATACAATCCGGCGCCATATTCGATTCAATAGATGACTTTTTTAAAAGCTTTTAG
- a CDS encoding helix-turn-helix domain-containing protein has protein sequence MKTLNEYPDILNVKDIKEYLNICNDKAYELVHSGQFHTVRVGKRILIYKKVFQEWLEGIA, from the coding sequence GTGAAGACACTAAACGAATACCCTGACATATTAAACGTCAAAGACATTAAGGAATATCTTAATATCTGTAATGATAAGGCTTATGAATTAGTCCACTCAGGTCAGTTCCATACTGTAAGAGTGGGAAAGAGAATACTAATTTACAAGAAGGTTTTTCAAGAATGGTTAGAAGGTATTGCTTAA
- a CDS encoding helix-turn-helix domain-containing protein, whose protein sequence is MKNLDDYSDTLTPQQIKHILGIGLRQTYELVKTQSFTQMRIGTGNLYSKEIFVSWLKGSL, encoded by the coding sequence ATGAAAAACCTAGATGACTATTCTGATACTCTAACTCCTCAACAAATCAAACATATTTTGGGGATAGGACTCAGACAAACCTATGAATTAGTAAAAACCCAATCTTTTACTCAAATGCGAATCGGAACAGGCAACCTCTATTCTAAGGAGATATTCGTAAGCTGGCTTAAAGGTAGTCTATAA
- a CDS encoding site-specific integrase: MKGSVKKDKSSKSKNYYFVVDIPGADGKRRQKKKRGFSSKSEAEKALADFISEVNKGIYLEPSNNNYGEFIRTDWLMSKKRQLSKVTYDKYKLIVEKRIIPELGNIKINKIKPLHLERFMSNLYPLNAARQESKDEEVEPLALKSQIDIYNVIKQSFRDAVEWKLIKPDENPAKSLKRPKDERKKEITVLEEEELRLLLDEAKSSSYYLAFLLAATGGLRQSESLGLRWNNVSFKDNSVFITETLSHDGKRIGNKVKTKSSRRVVEMPQYVMDELMKKFEEIQNDKKKSGADYVDNNLVICTSLGKPINPRNLLRTLYNISHKADLKRISYHSLRHTHATLLMKKGISPKLVQERLGHSNVKILLQFYSHLLPSMQKETIDVLDNMLFKNKS; this comes from the coding sequence ATGAAAGGGTCAGTTAAAAAAGACAAAAGTAGCAAAAGTAAAAATTATTATTTTGTAGTTGATATTCCCGGCGCTGATGGGAAAAGGAGACAAAAGAAAAAAAGGGGCTTTAGTTCCAAGAGTGAAGCAGAAAAGGCACTTGCAGACTTTATATCAGAAGTTAACAAAGGAATCTATTTAGAACCATCAAATAATAATTACGGTGAATTCATAAGGACTGACTGGTTAATGTCAAAAAAGAGACAACTTTCCAAAGTAACTTATGACAAGTATAAGTTAATTGTGGAAAAAAGGATAATTCCAGAGCTGGGAAATATAAAAATAAATAAAATTAAACCTCTTCACCTAGAACGGTTCATGAGTAATTTGTATCCTCTTAATGCAGCAAGGCAAGAGAGTAAAGATGAAGAAGTGGAACCACTTGCATTAAAAAGTCAAATCGATATTTATAATGTTATTAAGCAATCCTTTCGAGATGCAGTAGAATGGAAGCTTATTAAACCAGATGAAAATCCTGCTAAATCTTTAAAAAGACCTAAAGATGAGAGGAAAAAGGAAATTACTGTCCTTGAAGAAGAAGAACTCCGGTTACTCCTAGACGAAGCAAAAAGTAGTAGTTACTACCTTGCATTTCTACTAGCTGCAACAGGAGGATTAAGACAAAGTGAAAGTCTAGGGTTAAGGTGGAATAATGTTTCATTCAAAGATAATAGTGTCTTTATAACAGAAACTCTGAGTCATGACGGTAAAAGAATTGGAAATAAAGTGAAAACTAAATCTTCTAGAAGAGTAGTGGAAATGCCTCAATATGTAATGGATGAACTTATGAAAAAGTTTGAGGAAATTCAAAATGATAAGAAAAAAAGTGGAGCTGACTATGTCGATAATAATTTGGTCATATGTACTTCATTAGGAAAACCGATAAATCCAAGGAATTTATTAAGAACATTATATAATATTTCACATAAAGCTGATTTGAAAAGAATTTCTTATCATTCATTACGTCATACTCATGCTACTCTTTTAATGAAAAAAGGAATTAGTCCAAAGCTTGTTCAGGAGAGGCTGGGACATTCAAACGTAAAAATTTTGCTTCAATTTTATTCTCATCTTCTTCCATCTATGCAAAAGGAAACAATTGATGTCCTGGATAATATGTTATTCAAAAATAAGTCGTAG